In one window of Toxotes jaculatrix isolate fToxJac2 chromosome 10, fToxJac2.pri, whole genome shotgun sequence DNA:
- the rps6kal gene encoding ribosomal protein S6 kinase alpha-6, with amino-acid sequence MEVNSVSSEVNGHQIMDEPMEEGESFSHCDDGTYKEIPITHHVKEGCEKADPSQFELLKVLGQGSFGKVFLVRKIVGPDAGQLYAMKVLKKASLKVRDRVRTKMERDILVEVNHPFIVKLHYAFQTEGKLYLILDFLRGGDVFTRLSKEVMFTEEDVKFYLAELALALDHLHNLGIVYRDLKPENILLDEAGHIKLTDFGLSKESVDADKKAYSFCGTVEYMAPEVVNRRGHTQSADWWSLGVLMFEMLTGTLPFQGKDRNETMNMILKAKLGMPQFLSLEAQSLLRMLFKRNPANRLGAGPDGVEEIKRHAFFSTIDWNKLYRRELQPPFKPAAGKPDDTFCFDPEFTAKTPKDSPGIPPSANAHQLFKGFSFVAPTPMDENKSSPLLSILPIVQMHTGSAKFSDLYELQEDIGVGSYSICKRCVHRVSAMDYAVKIIDKSKRDPSEEIEILMRYGQHPNIITLKDVYDEGRYVYLVTELMKGGELLDKILRQKFFSEREASAVLYTITKTVDYLHCQGVVHRDLKPSNILYMDDSGNPDSIRICDFGFAKQLRGGNGLLLTPCYTANFVAPEVLMRQGYDAACDIWSLGVLLYTMLAGYTPFANGPNDTPEEILLRIGSGKFSLTGGNWDTVSDTSKDLLSHMLHVDPHQRYTADQVLKHSWITCRDALPHFQLTRHDAPHLVKGAMAATYSALSQKTSQPVLEPVAASSLAQRRSMKKLTSTDM; translated from the exons ATGGAGGTAAACAGCGTTAGTAGTGAG GTCAATGGACATCAGATCATGGACGAGCccatggaggagggagagtcTTTCTCACACTGT GATGATGGGACATATAAGGAGATTCCTATCACCCACCACGTGAAAGAGGGCTGTGAGAAAGCTGATCCTTCTCAGTTTGAACTGCTCAAAGTCCTCGGCCAGGGCTCTTTTGGCAAG gTATTCCTTGTCAGGAAGATCGTGGGTCCAGATGCTGGTCAGTTATATGCAATGAAAGTTCTAAAAAAGGCATCTTTGAAAG TCAGGGACAGAGTTCGCACTAAGATGGAAAGAGACATTTTAGTGGAAGTCAATCACCCCTTCATAGTGAAATTGCACTACG CCTTTCAGACAGAAGGGAAACTGTATTTAATACTGGACTTTCTCAGGGGAGGGGATGTATTCACTCGCTTATCCAAAGAG GTTATGTTTACAGAGGAAGATGTGAAATTCTACCTTGCAGAGCTGGCCCTGGCCCTCGACCATCTGCACAACCTGGGCATAGTTTACAGAGATCTCAAGCCAGAGAA CATCTTACTTGATGAAGCTGGACACATAAAGTTAACAG ACTTTGGCTTGAGTAAAGAGTCAGTAGATGCTGATAAGAAGGCGTATTCCTTCTGTGGTACGGTGGAGTATATGGCCCCTGAGGTGGTCAACAGGAGAGGACACACGCAGAGTGCAGACTGGTGGTCTCTTGGAGTACTCATG TTCGAGATGCTAACGGGGACATTACCATTCCAAGGGAAAGACCGCAACGAGACCATGAACATGATTCTCAA agctaAGTTGGGAATGCCCCAGTTCCTAAGTTTGGAGGCCCAGAGTTTGCTGAGAATGCTGTTTAAACGTAACCCTGCTAACAGACTAG GGGCCGGTCCCGATGGAGTGGAGGAGATCAAACGCCATGCTTTCTTTTCCACCATCGACTGGAAT AAACTGTACAGGAGAGAGCTCCAGCCCCCATTCAAGCCTGCAGCAGGAAAACCAGATGACACATTCTGCTTCGACCCAGAGTTCACCGCTAAAACGCCTAAAG ACTCCCCAGGTATCCCGCCCAGTGCTAACGCCCACCAGCTCTTCAAAGGCTTCAGTTTTGTTGCTCCAACCCCTATGGACGAGAACAAGAGCTCCCCACTGCTCAGCATCCTCCCTATCGTTCAG ATGCACACGGGCTCAGCCAAGTTCTCTGATCTGTACGAGCTGCAGGAGGACATAGGGGTTGGCTCTTACTCCATTTGTAAACGCTGTGTACACCGAGTCTCTGCCATGGACTATGCTGTGAAG ATTATAGACAAAAGTAAGAGGGACCCCTCTGAAGAGATTGAAATCCTGATGCGATACGGACAGCACCCCAACATCATCACTCTGAAAGAC gtgTATGACGAGGGCAGGTATGTTTACCTGGTGACGGAGCTGATGAAGGGAGGGGAGCTGCTGGATAAGATCCTCAGGCAGAAGTTCTTCTCTGAGAGAGAGGCCAGTGCTGTGCTCTACACCATCACCAAGACTGTTGACTACCTCCACTGCCAAGGG GTGGTACACCGAGACCTGAAACCCAGTAACATCCTGTATATGGATGACTCGGGTAATCCTGATTCTATCAGGATCTGTGACTTTGGATTCGCCAAGCAGCTTCGGGGGGGCAACggcctcctcctcaccccctgTTACACCGCCAACTTTGTGGCACCAGAG gtACTAATGCGTCAGGGTTATGATGCAGCTTGTGATATATGGAGTCTTGGAGTTCTACTGTATACAATGCTGGCAGG GTACACGCCGTTTGCTAATGGGCCAAACGACACGCCGGAGGAGATTCTGCTCCGGATAGGGTCTGGAAAGTTCTCTTTGACAGGTGGCAACTGGGATACAGTATCAGACACCTCAAAG GACCTGCTGTCCCATATGCTCCATGTGGACCCTCACCAGCGATACACAGCAGACCAGGTTCTAAAGCATTCCTGGATCACCTGCAGAGATGCGCTCCCACACTTCCAGCTCACACGCCACGATGCACCGCACCTCGTCAAG GGAGCCATGGCTGCCACTTATTCAGCACTGAGCCAGAAGACAAGTCAGCCGGTGTTGGAGCCCGTGGCGGCGTCCAGTCTAGCGCAGAGACGCAGCATGAAGAAACTCACCTCAACagacatgtag
- the hdx gene encoding highly divergent homeobox isoform X2, with the protein MAAPFPSSGRMDAWPQRRGLQTMNLRSVFTAEQQRILERYYDNGMTNQSKACFQLILQCAQEAKLDFSVVRTWVGNKRRKLASKVDQNGGVSHSLSSHGLAGGLLSNHTLAGGALSSHNLAAGALLPAEMAAARNIQNRVHLLPPSSSFPSFSSASSSPSSSSPLSSGSNNNNNNDVILTGIYSLNSVPRSRQRPAAPPSQSDSDLSVHTSPSLINQVLQSRNSSTSSSFHSKLVSLSQNLPSLTSASGPLVYTAVRKGSSSLGEAGVSAGAGAVPHNWTRQYGTTQTRPWSSSSQSQTQLQPRPHSNPQPQPPAPQKTRVSIPVQNSGPSSDQTPRIQQVFTLSEKGEGGLLRPGPASTRRGQESHKRAPHLLDTSDNFSIAMETGDEADEWQREEELANMAAQTHIHREQTSASPSGVEVSVVRGSHTPPMTSSRPTLLHSNTTLQGSYSLTAQTSLTGESSSQTSVSVSAAPWVISNSRKRTLQDRTQFSDGDLIQLKRYWDRGMTSLGSVCREKITAAANQLNVDTEIVKTWISNRRRKYRLMGIEIPPPKGGPAVFTTSSPGNESPVSLSPDEERLRTPELGDDLNDGGSVCLSEDGTIDSQHRDGEDGIDVSIAAPMANNKIEVIGEDEEEGEDDDDDDDGELVASDLEQMKNLLEFKHEEVQFLENELENQKQKYLELVNFTKSLLSAVRNNDLERQQELMASLPQPSDQDWDTTVERGSQPSAESADASSDHDDSPPAGASSVEPPPAPANEEVPLVTINEDGSTTEVTEPSASEEPLQEAVTEQK; encoded by the exons ATGGCTGCCCCGTTCCCCTCCAGTGGCAGAATGGATGCGTGGCCACAAAGACGTGGCCTGCAGACG ATGAACCTGCGTTCAGTGTTCACGGCTGAACAGCAGAGGATCCTGGAGCGCTACTATGACAATGGGATGACCAATCAAAGCAAGGCTTGCTTCCAGCTGATACTACAATGTGCTCAGGAGGCCAAACTGGACTTCAGCGTTGTCCGG ACATGGGTTGGCAACAAAAGACGTAAGCTCGCCTCCAAGGTAGACCAGAATGGAGGCGTGTCTCATTCCTTATCCAGTCACGGACTCGCTGGAGGACTACTCTCCAATCACACATTAGCTGGAGGTGCTCTGTCCAGTCATAACCTGGCAGCAGGGGCACTGCTTCCTGCTGAGATGGCCGCAGCACGGAACATTCAGAATCGTGtgcacctcctccctccctcctcatccttcCCCTCTTTCTCGTCAgcatcttcctctccttcatcttcctcccctctcagCAGCGGgagcaacaacaataacaacaatgacGTTATACTGACCGGGATCTACTCTCTGAACTCCGTCCCTCGCTCCCGACAAAGACCCGCGGCCCCCCCGTCTCAGTCAGACTCTGATCTTTCTGTGCACACATCCCCATCTCTGATCAACCAGGTCCTGCAGAGCAGGAACAgctccacctcctcatccttTCACTCCAAGCTGGTGTCACTCTCTCAGAACCTCCCATCTCTCACATCTGCCTCAGGGCCTTTAGTCTACACTGCAGTCAGGAAGGGAAGTTCATCCCTTGGAGAGGCAGGGGTAAGTGCAGGAGCAGGGGCAGTACCTCACAACTGGACTAGGCAGTACGGTACAACGCAAACACGCCCTTGGTCCTCTTCCTCACAGTCCCAGACCCAGCTTCAGCCCAGACCTCACTCCAACCCCCAACCTCAACCACCTGCCCCGCAGAAGACACGGGTCTCCATCCCGGTCCAAAACTCTGGTCCCTCCTCTGATCAAACACCTCGTATTCAGCAGGTCTTCACCTTGTCAGAAAAAGGTGAGGGGGGCCTACTTAGACCTGGACCAGCGTCTACCAGGAGAGGCCAGGAGAGTCATAAACGTGCGCCTCACCTCCTGGACACCAGTGATAACTTCTCCATTGCGATGGAGACTGGAGATGAAGCAGATGAGTGGCAAAGGGAGGAGGAACTGGCAAATATGGCCGCTCAGACACACATCCACAGGGAGCAGACATCAGCCAGTCCAAGCGGGGTTGAGGTGTCTGTGGTGAGAGGAAGCCACACACCTCCTATGACTAGCTCCAGACCCACACTGCTTCACAGCAACACAACTCTTCAGGGCAGCTACTCCCTCACAGCACAGACCTCACTTACAGGGGAATCCAGCTCACAG acTTCGGTCAGCGTGTCTGCTGCCCCCTGGGTTATCAGCAACTCCAGAAAGAGAACA ctgcaggatcGGACCCAGTTCAGTGATGGGGATCTCATCCAACTGAAGCGCTACTGGGACCGAGGCATGACCAGCCTGGGCTCAGTCTGCAGGGAAAAGATCACCGCTGCGGCAAACCAACTCAATGTAGACACTGAAATAGTCAAG ACATGGATCAGTAACAGACGGAGGAAGTACCGTCTGATGGGTATAGAAATCCCACCGCCTAAAGGTGGCCCTGCTGTATTTACAACCTCATCCCCAGGTAACGAATCTCCAGTATCCCTCAGCCCTGACGAGGAGCGGCTCAGAACGCCCGAACTTGGAGATGACTTGAATGATGGGggatctgtctgcctgtctgaaG ATGGCACCATTGACTcacaacacagagatggagaagatggAATAGACGTGTCCATTGCTGCCCCAATGGCCAATAAT AAGATTGAAGTAATTGGTGAAGAcgaagaagagggggaggatgatgatgatgatgatgatggtgaattAGTGGCTTCAGACCTAGAGCAAATGAAGAACCTGCTGGAATTCaag CACGAGGAAGTACAGTTCTTAGAGAACGAGCTagagaaccaaaaacaaaaataccttGAGCTTGTAAACTTCACTAAGAGCCTGCTCAGTGCTGTGAGGAATAACGACCTAGAGAGACAGCAG GAACTTATGGCCAGTCTACCTCAGCCTTCAGACCAGGACTGGGACACAACGGTGGAGAGAGGATCCCAGCCTTCTGCTGAGTCAGCAGACGCATCCTCCGACCACGACGACTCCCCGCCGGCTGGCGCGAGCAGCGTTGAGCCTCCGCCAGCCCCAGCAAACGAAGAAGTCCCACTTGTCACCATAAACGAAGACGGTTCGACAACTGAAGTTACTGAGCCCTCTGCATCAGAGGAGCCACTGCAGGAAGCAGTTACAGAACAAAAGTGA
- the hdx gene encoding highly divergent homeobox isoform X1: MAAPFPSSGRMDAWPQRRGLQTMNLRSVFTAEQQRILERYYDNGMTNQSKACFQLILQCAQEAKLDFSVVRTWVGNKRRKLASKVDQNGGVSHSLSSHGLAGGLLSNHTLAGGALSSHNLAAGALLPAEMAAARNIQNRVHLLPPSSSFPSFSSASSSPSSSSPLSSGSNNNNNNDVILTGIYSLNSVPRSRQRPAAPPSQSDSDLSVHTSPSLINQVLQSRNSSTSSSFHSKLVSLSQNLPSLTSASGPLVYTAVRKGSSSLGEAGVSAGAGAVPHNWTRQYGTTQTRPWSSSSQSQTQLQPRPHSNPQPQPPAPQKTRVSIPVQNSGPSSDQTPRIQQVFTLSEKGEGGLLRPGPASTRRGQESHKRAPHLLDTSDNFSIAMETGDEADEWQREEELANMAAQTHIHREQTSASPSGVEVSVVRGSHTPPMTSSRPTLLHSNTTLQGSYSLTAQTSLTGESSSQTSVSVSAAPWVISNSRKRTLQDRTQFSDGDLIQLKRYWDRGMTSLGSVCREKITAAANQLNVDTEIVKTWISNRRRKYRLMGIEIPPPKGGPAVFTTSSPGNESPVSLSPDEERLRTPELGDDLNDGGSVCLSEDGTIDSQHRDGEDGIDVSIAAPMANNVKIEVIGEDEEEGEDDDDDDDGELVASDLEQMKNLLEFKHEEVQFLENELENQKQKYLELVNFTKSLLSAVRNNDLERQQELMASLPQPSDQDWDTTVERGSQPSAESADASSDHDDSPPAGASSVEPPPAPANEEVPLVTINEDGSTTEVTEPSASEEPLQEAVTEQK; the protein is encoded by the exons ATGGCTGCCCCGTTCCCCTCCAGTGGCAGAATGGATGCGTGGCCACAAAGACGTGGCCTGCAGACG ATGAACCTGCGTTCAGTGTTCACGGCTGAACAGCAGAGGATCCTGGAGCGCTACTATGACAATGGGATGACCAATCAAAGCAAGGCTTGCTTCCAGCTGATACTACAATGTGCTCAGGAGGCCAAACTGGACTTCAGCGTTGTCCGG ACATGGGTTGGCAACAAAAGACGTAAGCTCGCCTCCAAGGTAGACCAGAATGGAGGCGTGTCTCATTCCTTATCCAGTCACGGACTCGCTGGAGGACTACTCTCCAATCACACATTAGCTGGAGGTGCTCTGTCCAGTCATAACCTGGCAGCAGGGGCACTGCTTCCTGCTGAGATGGCCGCAGCACGGAACATTCAGAATCGTGtgcacctcctccctccctcctcatccttcCCCTCTTTCTCGTCAgcatcttcctctccttcatcttcctcccctctcagCAGCGGgagcaacaacaataacaacaatgacGTTATACTGACCGGGATCTACTCTCTGAACTCCGTCCCTCGCTCCCGACAAAGACCCGCGGCCCCCCCGTCTCAGTCAGACTCTGATCTTTCTGTGCACACATCCCCATCTCTGATCAACCAGGTCCTGCAGAGCAGGAACAgctccacctcctcatccttTCACTCCAAGCTGGTGTCACTCTCTCAGAACCTCCCATCTCTCACATCTGCCTCAGGGCCTTTAGTCTACACTGCAGTCAGGAAGGGAAGTTCATCCCTTGGAGAGGCAGGGGTAAGTGCAGGAGCAGGGGCAGTACCTCACAACTGGACTAGGCAGTACGGTACAACGCAAACACGCCCTTGGTCCTCTTCCTCACAGTCCCAGACCCAGCTTCAGCCCAGACCTCACTCCAACCCCCAACCTCAACCACCTGCCCCGCAGAAGACACGGGTCTCCATCCCGGTCCAAAACTCTGGTCCCTCCTCTGATCAAACACCTCGTATTCAGCAGGTCTTCACCTTGTCAGAAAAAGGTGAGGGGGGCCTACTTAGACCTGGACCAGCGTCTACCAGGAGAGGCCAGGAGAGTCATAAACGTGCGCCTCACCTCCTGGACACCAGTGATAACTTCTCCATTGCGATGGAGACTGGAGATGAAGCAGATGAGTGGCAAAGGGAGGAGGAACTGGCAAATATGGCCGCTCAGACACACATCCACAGGGAGCAGACATCAGCCAGTCCAAGCGGGGTTGAGGTGTCTGTGGTGAGAGGAAGCCACACACCTCCTATGACTAGCTCCAGACCCACACTGCTTCACAGCAACACAACTCTTCAGGGCAGCTACTCCCTCACAGCACAGACCTCACTTACAGGGGAATCCAGCTCACAG acTTCGGTCAGCGTGTCTGCTGCCCCCTGGGTTATCAGCAACTCCAGAAAGAGAACA ctgcaggatcGGACCCAGTTCAGTGATGGGGATCTCATCCAACTGAAGCGCTACTGGGACCGAGGCATGACCAGCCTGGGCTCAGTCTGCAGGGAAAAGATCACCGCTGCGGCAAACCAACTCAATGTAGACACTGAAATAGTCAAG ACATGGATCAGTAACAGACGGAGGAAGTACCGTCTGATGGGTATAGAAATCCCACCGCCTAAAGGTGGCCCTGCTGTATTTACAACCTCATCCCCAGGTAACGAATCTCCAGTATCCCTCAGCCCTGACGAGGAGCGGCTCAGAACGCCCGAACTTGGAGATGACTTGAATGATGGGggatctgtctgcctgtctgaaG ATGGCACCATTGACTcacaacacagagatggagaagatggAATAGACGTGTCCATTGCTGCCCCAATGGCCAATAATGTG AAGATTGAAGTAATTGGTGAAGAcgaagaagagggggaggatgatgatgatgatgatgatggtgaattAGTGGCTTCAGACCTAGAGCAAATGAAGAACCTGCTGGAATTCaag CACGAGGAAGTACAGTTCTTAGAGAACGAGCTagagaaccaaaaacaaaaataccttGAGCTTGTAAACTTCACTAAGAGCCTGCTCAGTGCTGTGAGGAATAACGACCTAGAGAGACAGCAG GAACTTATGGCCAGTCTACCTCAGCCTTCAGACCAGGACTGGGACACAACGGTGGAGAGAGGATCCCAGCCTTCTGCTGAGTCAGCAGACGCATCCTCCGACCACGACGACTCCCCGCCGGCTGGCGCGAGCAGCGTTGAGCCTCCGCCAGCCCCAGCAAACGAAGAAGTCCCACTTGTCACCATAAACGAAGACGGTTCGACAACTGAAGTTACTGAGCCCTCTGCATCAGAGGAGCCACTGCAGGAAGCAGTTACAGAACAAAAGTGA